The Andrena cerasifolii isolate SP2316 chromosome 14, iyAndCera1_principal, whole genome shotgun sequence genome contains the following window.
TTTACTAAGGGACTAAGGGACTAGGAAGCAGGTATAAAACTGGAAATAGAAGGATAGCTCTTTGGAAGGGGTACTGGTTATACCGTTGGCAGCTGCAGCGGCCAGAGCCGAGCGTTCCCGCGCGTAGACAATACAACGACGCGACCGTTTGGCGCGCTCATAGCTCTACTCCGTAATGTAATAAACCCAAATATTGACAATATTGTTGAAACTTTCAAGTAAAATTTCGTATTATACAACCAAAAGATGatatttttatgttataacagtaactcttatcattaaaacataaaatttgaGTTGCATGtaaaattaaagggaaattactgaaattttcaaacttcaaaccgattgcgacaccctttcctgttgtccaatTGAGTTCTTCTTTTGcagaacttattttttttttggatctgGAACAGATCTAGGGGGtcgcataaaaaaaatcagatgatcgaaaaataaggtccaccctatTAAACATGTGCAACGTGCGTTTATTTTAATGGTTCGACGCGCAACGAAGGACCTCGTGCAGCATTAAGCCGACCATGCCAATGTTTGTGCACATCGTCGaaagcaggcttgggaattaagtgctcTTTTTTGCCGAATTTCAGAAATAACGCCCTCTTTgttccgccgcgcgtcttgggcCCCGCGGCGGCCTACACTCCATTTCAAATAAGAGCGGACTTACGCTCCTACCAATTTGCgatcgatctgcgcagctcccatgacacacgcgattggtcgtagcactttccttgcCGGTtttctaccaatcaacagtatatccctgcgcggaacgagtccgctctaaagtggaatgcagtgtaactACTTTGAGCTCCTCACGCGAATACCATATGAACCTCGCGTGGCGCATTGGAGCACCACCCGTATCAATAGGTctccacatcacccatggggtactattatcgatgcgtttttttGTCAGTGTTATCCCCTGTAGGCCTATTTCACTGTGTCGCGTAATAAAAATAGATTGGAAATGCGACTTTTACtgtcaaaattttaaacatttttaggaAAACTAGATTTTCACGCACGTTTAGACGTGCTGGGTAAATCTAAAGTTTACATTTAATCTaaacgtgcgcgaaaatctaATTTCCCCAAACATGTGTAAAATTTGACAGTAAAAGGCGtttttccaatttattttttatcacgcgaCACAGTGTAAtaggcctacaggggataccactgacaaaaaaaacgcatcgataatagtaccccatgggtgatgtcgaaacctattgatacgggtGTCGCCCGAATGCGCCccgcgcggttcatatggtacgcACCTGAGAAGCTCCAAGCAACTATAGTCCGGGAGCCAGCGACACTTTTTGATGTCTCATTTGTTTAAAGTTGGTTTATCTTTTGTTCTACTATATTTGTACTACAGATCAACAAAACGACCTCCTGCCAGCGCACTAGCGGAACAACGCTTATCAGCAGCGTATCAATTATGTAAgaaaatattgtgcaaaatccttatttgtttaaattttgaaatttttgtactAACAATAGACACCATAAAACACCGAAAAATGATCTGCTGCCACCTTAGTTGTGGAACGGCATGCTACTGCCACTCCTATAAACAtgttaaaaatatcaaatcCATTGACTAAAATGTTTAATGCTGAAATTTTTTGTGGTGGTAGTTTATATCACAAAATCGAAGAAAAACGATTGCTGCCAGTCCTATCACGGGACAAAAGCCTTGGCAGGAGTCACCAAAGGTGCAACgtcacgcgccgcgccgcgttacCTACATCTCCAGGACGAGTGcgattcaaaattaattttctccgcCGCGGTCATATATttaatgctgaatttttttgggCTAATTGTTTACATTAAGTAGTGTAAGAAAAACATTTGCTGCCATCCATATTGTGGAACAAAAGGTTTGGCAGGAGCCACCAAATGTCTTGCTGTTGGTTGAGGTAAAGAAAGGTGCAATTTGGCGAGTTGTATGAATTTATCTTAGTTCATAATAATTCATACACATATCATGGATACTATACATGTTTATAAATCTATATATATTCATCATCATAATTTTGATAATTATTATGAGTAGCATCATCGACATCATCATCGATGTCATCCTCGATGTCATCATGATCGTCATCCTCGATATTATCATGATCGTCATCCTCGTTGTCATCATGATCTTCATTTGATTGACAATCTTCCTGGTCTCTCTGATCATGTTCTGGTTCTGGAGCATTGTATAACATATTTAGGCATTCAAGTATTATATATAACATATTACTAATCATTTAAATCTTAATTAAATTCTAATAATTTTAgttaatgtattgaaaatttaatttgattCTTAATTTGACAAGTTAgaataaaaaagttcaatttaatgtacatatttaaataaataatttaatttaatatttaattcccacgttttaattttttttttaatttttaatctacTCTTAACTACGAAATGTTTCATTTAATAGttaaaattgtataattaaaaatgaagcaacCCCGaactgtaatacattttttatttatataattaaagtcttattttaagtaaatcatattaaaatacaaataatttcataaaatgtaaaaattataattatttcatactgccatataaaaaagaaaagtctattACCTTCATTATTGTTGGTTTCCGGTTCAAGTATGATTTCCTGTACTGAAGAAGGTAATTGCTCGCCTTCGAACCATTTGCATTCTTTATCATCCACCTCTTCCCATCCACTATCAGTGGGAGAAAGTTGCGTTGGGAGCTGCAAGTGTGCATGGCTCCACATGCTTGCGATGTAGGCAGTTCGTAAAATGTGTTGCTTCAGTTCAGATTTACACGGTGGTAATGTAGATCCATCGAAATTTTTTGTATTAAGTTGAAACATATCCTCGATATTATTGCATCTATAtgtttttgtaaatatttccaCTCGTGCTTCATTTACGTCGCAAATGTTTTTTATACCATACATGCGACATACGAATTCTTCTAATGTAGAAACAATGGTGACATTATCGCAATCAGGATATCGCGCTAAATTTGAAAATGCGTCTATGAATTTCGGTGACTGCTTTGATAAACTCAAAGGCCGCTTCTTGCCTTTTCTGAAGAACGCAGGGTTAAAATCACATCCTGTGAATGCATGGAAAGCTGGTAATGATTTACACAGATTTTCGCCTAATGCTTCGTAAATGTCTGACACATTAACAAATCTTTCATAGTTTCCTACGCCAACCTGCATCCAAACTTTGACATTttcctttaaaaatttcatattaccgagcataataattaaaatatccgTATCTGAGCATCTTAAAACAACGTGAGAATCTTCTTCAGATTGACAGGCGTGGAAAATTATATTTGTATCAGATTCTTCATGCTCTTTACAggataaattttcttctaaacttTTTATTACATTATCGCCTATTTTTTCATACCTAAAACATGTTTCGTAATTcacgtaaataattttattgccaATAAAAGGTGCCATGTCACTAGTCGCCCAACTgtctaaaagaaaattaaccaAAGCCTCCTTGAAGTATATATTTCTGAGCTCTGTTGAAAAATCTGAAGGGCGAACTTGCTCTGGACCGTTAATGTGGTAACGATGGCTTCTATTAGTTCGTCGCACAGAATGTTCGTTATCTTTGATGGAAGGAGAAAAGTATCTATCAAAACTTATTACTATTGTGCGCGCTTGATTTGCGACaatcatttgtaaattttttttcgcaaTTTTCCCGAAAGTTAGCGGCACCTCCTTCATAAGATGTAGTAAAAAGAAACCATCGAACACTATGACATCTATTCTTTGCGGCGGCTCTTTATCGATGttattttgcaataattttaGTAACGCTGAT
Protein-coding sequences here:
- the LOC143376217 gene encoding uncharacterized protein LOC143376217, with translation MCKTDKSALLKLLQNNIDKEPPQRIDVIVFDGFFLLHLMKEVPLTFGKIAKKNLQMIVANQARTIVISFDRYFSPSIKDNEHSVRRTNRSHRYHINGPEQVRPSDFSTELRNIYFKEALVNFLLDSWATSDMAPFIGNKIIYVNYETCFRYEKIGDNVIKSLEENLSCKEHEESDTNIIFHACQSEEDSHVVLRCSDTDILIIMLGNMKFLKENVKVWMQVGVGNYERFVNVSDIYEALGENLCKSLPAFHAFTGCDFNPAFFRKGKKRPLSLSKQSPKFIDAFSNLARYPDCDNVTIVSTLEEFVCRMYGIKNICDVNEARVEIFTKTYRCNNIEDMFQLNTKNFDGSTLPPCKSELKQHILRTAYIASMWSHAHLQLPTQLSPTDSGWEEVDDKECKWFEGEQLPSSVQEIILEPETNNNEEPEHDQRDQEDCQSNEDHDDNEDDDHDNIEDDDHDDIEDDIDDDVDDATHNNYQNYDDEYI